DNA from Kryptolebias marmoratus isolate JLee-2015 linkage group LG8, ASM164957v2, whole genome shotgun sequence:
ttgttgttttcctgtctaTTACACAGTGGAACCTCTCTTTCTgttattgacatttttctcctcttttgaCCTTTTATCTTTTCAACCTTTAtcctatatatatattatttgccCAGGTTTAATTTTCTTCTCTGAAAAATAACCAATGTATACTGTCAGTTTCACTTTTACTCTTCATTTGCAGAGACCTTTCTGCCCTCGTCTCCTgtggttaaataaaatgatggCTTCTCTGTCGTTTTGTTCAGGGATTCCACAGGTTATGAATAACAAATTATTGGAGAGACACAGGAACACAGAGACTCTGAGACTTCAAATACACtactgaagttatttttttaaatggatattTGTTCGTTAGAAAAGAATATTTAGACAGGATAGGTAAACGCTGAAATACCCAAACCAGGCCACTAGGTGGCGACAACGTTGACATtaacaacatgtttttaaaaatcggTAAAAATGGTGCCATTGTTGTTGTAGTTTCTAACTCACGCACAGTACAACGCAAAAGAGGGCAGTCTTTAACACTGGTTAAATGTGTCAAATCTTCACAGATACACATAAAGTTTGGagagtgtaaaataaatgtgcttttctCACCAAACCCACAGTTTACCTGTATATGAcacatgcaaatcactgcatactctttgtttttccctttgtcTCTCAGAGGGCAGCAATAGCAATCAAGCCATTCCGCTTTACCTCCTCATCAAATTATCCCCCTCATTTCAGCCCACCTGATTTTTATCTAATAAATTGTATGAAGATGTATCCCTTCGCCTCTCTTTGTTTAGGCCTGGTGGCCACAATAAAGGAGCATATCACCAAGCCAACGGCGATGGCCCAGGGGAGAGTGGCTCACCTGATTGAGTGGAAGGGTTGGGGTGGATGTGGAGAGGCTGGGGGAGGTGGCGCCAGTTGGAGCGGAGGCTGGAGCAAAGGAGGAGGTGGATGGGGGGGGGTGGGGACCGGGCCGCAGGAGGACGAACAGTTCTACTCCCAAATGACGGATGAGTTCAAGGAAGCTCGCTTTGCAGCAGGTAAGACAAATGGATGAATTTAATTTAGATGAAACAAACTGTGGTCAGTGGAGGTGACGTGATGCTCGGAGCCCTCGGccattatttctgtttgattaGCTTTGACTACAAAATCAATAAACCTAAGGGTTTCCAGGGACAGTGACTTAAATCTAGTGCCCTTATTGGATTTTCCCTAATTTGTGATGTTGGTTGGACCTCTAGAGAAACACCAGGGGTTTGAGAAAAGCAATATcaaacctgtttgtgttttgtttctcaggtGTAGCAGAGCAGTTTGCCCTGGCCGAGGCCACGATGAATGTTTGGTCCATGAGCGATAACTTGGAGCAGCCATCCACCAGCTTACAAGGTTGGTGAGTCAGtgaagcttttagttttaataagtGCTAAACCCTGCGAACGCCACCGAATACAAATGAACCAAAAGATTAAAAGACAATCAGAAGGTGGTCTTTGTCTGGCTTATCAATTTAAAGTAATTATCTGAAGGCTTTTGTTCTCTAAAGGatctcagaaagaaaagaaacacaccaAAGATTCAAttcttgttttataataaatgtattgttagaaatgtaataaataaaaaatgccaCCAACTATCTTGACTGATCTCAAAAATATGGAGCTTTTTCCAGTTTCATCTGTACTTTGATTTTAATGTTAATCCAGTATCCTTTAAAACTGTTGCagcatttaaacatgttttttgtttattttttaaagcactttttaaaaaactaaatacttttCATGATTTTGTAGTTTACTTACTCAggtttttcaaaagaaatacCCAGGTTTAATTTGGGTTTATTCTTGTTAAAATAACTTCTactgtattttttgaaaatcattgcttTCTTCAGATGCTTTGAACAatccttttgtgttttctgatttttatgtcatttcacaatatagttatttttattttttcacattttgcttcttttgacATTTGTGGTTTACTCTACTCTCATGTTAcatgtctttttctgttttatatgcATTTATAGGCATTTAATACagattgtttttaactaaatttatctatgaaaataatttcttttgaTGCAGTCTTTTACTTTTATCTGTATGTGTGTAAATGAACATTCAAACTGTGAGATTTTCAGTGAATGTTTTATCAAACAGAACAATTTGCTTGCTGCTTGGCTACGTTTGTTATGTTTGAAGGGATTAATAGTCGTGTGTTATTAAGATTAACTGCAACAtgctgagcagcagctgtttcacaACTGTGACACCTCATTTTTATCTACACCAGCAgcatttgtgcatttatattaCTTTGATTCAAACAACTGGAGAAAACCCATCTGTCGTTAACACCTGTGAGTTttgaaaatgacacaaataaagTTTGCAGCCTCAGTTTTTATGATGGCAATTTGCATAACTCTAGTAGTTTATCAAGAGTGATCAGATGAATTGCACTCGATGGCAAAGTCTCTCTTTGccatgaaaataattttaatccCCTCAAAAACGTCTTCACTGCATTTCAGCTCTGACACAAAAGAACCTGCTGACATCCTTTCAGCGACTCTCTCATTAATGCAGGTGAAAGTGTTGAAGAGGATGAGGCTGAAGATCAATCTGTCATGATGTCTTAGATAGGAGGGGTGGAAATCATTGTTCTTCCTCTGTTAACCGTGGTTCCCTGCAAGGAAACACATGCAGTCATCAGTGCTTTGCACAAAAAGGAATTCAAAGGCAAGAATATTGCTGTCAAATCAACCATTTATTAGATCATTAAGAACTTCACGAACAGAGGTTCAATTGTTGTGAAGAATGCTTTAGGGCGAAAAAGTCCATCAAATGCCAGGATTGTCTCTTAAGGCTGGTTCAGCTGTAGGATCAGGAAACCACCGGTGCAGAGCTTGCTCAGGAATGACAGCTGGCATAAACGTGCAGTGAGACAAAGATTTTTGGAGGATGGTGTCAAGAAGGGTAGCAAAAAAGGCCTTTCTCTCCAAGAAAAACATCAGGGACAGTCTGATCTTCTgcaaaaaggtacaaaaactgGGCTGCTGAGGACTggataaagtcatttttttctgatgaatCCCCTTTTCAATTGTTTGTGGCATCCAGACGAAATATTgtccagaaaagaaaaggtgaacACTACCATCATCCCTGTTTCATGTCAACCAGAAAGCAGCCTGAGACCATTCGTGTGTGGAGATGTTTCTAAGGGAGGGGGCTCAACCATGAACAAAGAATGATACCTAAACTTCTCCACAATTTAGTGACAAACAATTCCTTTTCCAGCATTACGGTCACTGTGCCATGAGGAAAAAAGTGATAAGTGGCTCAGAAATTTGGATCCATGCTCAGGGAATAGCACAGACTTAAATCCTGTTGAGAACTTGAGGTCAATCCTCAAGATGATGGTGGACAAACAAAACCCTACAAACTCAGACAAGCTCCAAACACTGATTATGTGAGAATGGGGCTGCCATCAGTCAGGATTTGGCCcagactaaaaacatgtcaGGGTGAATTGCAGAGGTCTTGAAAAACACTGCAAAGATTGACTTTTTGCATAAACTTAATTCTTAACAGCCAATGAAACTTATGAAATGCTTAAAAGTATATCATAGAAAGAGCTGACAAAAGGATCTATAGAGGCTGAAGCACAGACCTTTGTGAAAACCAATAACTGCGTCATCCTTGTAACCTTTGGCCATGGGTGTACATCAAGatattaaaatagttttgaaagGTGTGTCTGATTCTGTTTTCCCTCCTCAGCTGCACAGAGCCACTTCCTGTCCAAGTACCTCCTTGACGGAGGAAGCGTCGGTGTTCCTCAGCAACTCTACAGCATTCACACCCAGACTTATGGTGACGATTATGGATCCAGCCTGGTTCATCCACTGCCGGTCAACTCAGTTTCTCCAACATCTAATGCTCAGCGGGACGTGGATCATCCCTTTGAGGACAGAAACACACTCACTGTAGAAGCTGCTGTGCGACACGTAGACAGCAGCTCACTGTCAGAGGATGATGTTTTTTACAACTAGGattggggaaaataaaaaaagccagcATTTCTGATGGCTTTCTATGAAATAAGACTCTGTGAGAAGACTTTAAGACTCAACCACCAGCAATGATCGatactgaaagtaaaaaaacagacacttcaAGAAGcaactctttaaaaagcttttcctGGAAAGATTTAAAGGCCTCATCCTCAGATACAAAGACTCCAAATAGtattttttctttggtttaggCCGATGCTTTTGTGAATTTACAGATTGACTGAAATATCTTAATTTTCTAAACACAGAACTGAGATGTAAAGAGTTGAATGACACGGGTGTAAATATCTTGTTATAAAGCATCAGTTTTATTCTATGTGCTGCATAAGGCTGTCTGTTTGTGCTTTGAATGGGTTTTCTCTCACACGGACAGGTTGAGGAGATTATCTTGATTAGCTGGCGATAAGACCaggaaactgaaaatgtgttcCTTTGAGATTTCTCAACTGAACcagagaaagttaaaaaaaaattgcacatcCAATTATCTGTCTGGGTCTGAGCTGTGATTAGCCATCATTCACACTTTTCTGTCTGAGAGCCACAGGTGCgaggaaggagagaaaagaCGAGCGTAGGATATACAAacagggaggggaggagggcaCAGCTGTACGTGTGTACCTGCGTGTTTGATACCGAGGTGGATGCTGAATGGAGGTGTTACAGCTACCCGTCATCGGATTCTTTCAGGGGATGTTTACTCAAAACGACATTGTGATCTTCTCTTTTGTTATTTGAGATCAGATGGTGGTTGTTCGGGAACAAAGGCTTTTTCTGTGGCTGGCGTGATCTCTTCCATCGTCACAGTGCTTCAGTAGAATGGAGACGTAATGAGGCTTTATTTATTGCTCCActgcaaaaacaacatctgTGGCGActtaaggataaaaaaaaaacatgtcacaaaaaagcaaaaccagacAGATGTGCAACAAATAAGAAAGCCGCTTTTCATTAAGAAGATACAAATAAATATGCATAATAGCAGAAAGAAAATAcgtaattaaaatttaaaactctttgatactgaagacagcagcagctttcCTAAAGTGGGTTTCTAAGGCATTTAATAAAAAACCTGCACCAGTATAAGATGCTATATTTCAGGATCATGGTGATCACCCACAGACGAAAGGCAAAGACagacaaatctgtttttgcttgtgtctgtctgtctgcatgcCTGTGTATTCGTGTCTGaatgttgccaaaatatctcacgaaccactggatgaatttcaatAAACCCtgcataaagtaatcactgcatttacatctaaaactgattaactttggaaaTGAACCTGATTCAATATGGCTCCccagccaactaaccttagaaaacacaacactggCTCTAATTCAGTGAAATGCATTCCATCAAAGCCTTTATTAAAAAaggcctttattattattattattattattattattattattattattattattattattattattattattattattatattatggCCTTCTAATGTCTGAGAAGTTTTAACTGCCtgcaaaattgtttttatggTGTGAAGCAGTAACTGTCTAGTTCTGATAAGTTTATTGTTATAATAAGTTGATCAAATAAGGACGGGGAAAAGGAATTTATTCAAACCAAAGTTAAAGACCAATAATTGTAAAggttatttaaatctaaaagtaaactctgtttatagtttctacATATGCTTGTGTACATGGACTGTGAGACATACGTTTTGTTATCTGAACCAGCCTATGGAGGGGGTGAGGGCTCAAAAATGTGTCACCATGTGGACAAGACACATGCTGCATGGAAGCTCCTGGATGTTTtcccaaataaaataaaataaaataaaataaaataaaataaaataaaataaaataaaataaaataaaataaaataaaataaaataaaataaaataacataatacAGGCAAAAAGGCTGAGgagcagaataaaaagaaacactgatgCTTGTTTTCAGGAGACAGTCAGCCATTATTTATGCCTCTATTATTCTacattaaaaagattaaaattaaaaaggcttAAATATGCAGAAAGGAACTTGACTTTTTGGTGCACTAATTATTATGAAATTGTTCAAAACTCCAGGTTAGTTAGTGTGcatgcatgaaagggttaaGCAAGTAAAACTCAATCTTTTCTATGAATAAAACTGCATGAGTACAGCAACACCCAAACAATTTGTCCCAAACagatgcaaatattttaaagtggctTTTTaggatttacagaaaaaaggaatatcagcttcattttcatttttgtcttgatttggTCTCAGATCTTTGAAGTCTTAAAGTCATAACCCTAATGGTGCAACTTGTAGATGTGCAAAATGACTTTGCCAACACAGGAgctataaatatatacatatagatGAGATTCTGACTGAGACGTGTTtagcaggagagaaaaaacagcATGAATTCACTATGTTAACTGGTGTATAAAATATTCAGAGGACCTTTGTATGCCTGCTCAATGA
Protein-coding regions in this window:
- the fam131c gene encoding protein FAM131C — translated: MGACLCRGHKELQLPLSMLHQAEEGQSSSLKDGQNPSNGTVADKSSHYDIGELATSSLMGLVATIKEHITKPTAMAQGRVAHLIEWKGWGGCGEAGGGGASWSGGWSKGGGGWGGVGTGPQEDEQFYSQMTDEFKEARFAAGVAEQFALAEATMNVWSMSDNLEQPSTSLQAAQSHFLSKYLLDGGSVGVPQQLYSIHTQTYGDDYGSSLVHPLPVNSVSPTSNAQRDVDHPFEDRNTLTVEAAVRHVDSSSLSEDDVFYN